A stretch of the Capsicum annuum cultivar UCD-10X-F1 unplaced genomic scaffold, UCD10Xv1.1 ctg996, whole genome shotgun sequence genome encodes the following:
- the LOC124895776 gene encoding uncharacterized protein LOC124895776 produces MRNSVKILKSKPYSIKADNNFEVLSDEEPLLRWKRKRTSPKTPPPPKPTEVEDTDDNEVTTSSEKASEEQGSEHTEQRSESTKPAVKTKDFERLATEETESESPSSDHQGCATDPPVTETVSAPDVGVQSPETVSPPPPAHSAQEGSVPQNKRFKAVLDPTLEPFMTLPVRVADLENRFNTRAREMIDTDIATFRDALYKVKAEVGILQ; encoded by the exons ATGAGAAATAGCGTCAAAATACTCAAGTCAAAGCCCTATTCTATTAAGGCTGACAACAATTTTGAAGTGCTGTCAG ATGAGGAGCCTTTGCTCAGATGGAAAAGAAAGAGGACTAGTCCAAAGACTCCACCTCCACCTAAGCCTACTGAGGTGGAGGATACTGATGATAATGAGGTGACAACCTCATCTGAGAAAGCTTCGGAGGAACAAGGATCAGAACACACTGAGCAGAGGTCTGAGAGTACTAAACCAGCAGTCAAAACTAAAGATTTTGAGAGGCTTGCAACTGAAGAAACTGAGTCTGAATCACCATCTTCGGATCACCAAG GGTGTGCAACAGATCCTCCAGTCACTGAGACTGTTTCAGCACCAGATGTTGGGGTGCAAAGCCCCGAAACTgtatcaccaccaccaccagcacATTCAGCTCAGGAAGGTTCAGTGCCTCAAA ACAAAAGATTTAAAGCTGTACTCGATCCTACACTAGAACCTTTCATGACTTTGCCAGTGCGGGTAGCAGATCTTGAGAACAGATTCAATACTCGGGCAAGAGAGATGATAGATACTGATATTGCTACTTTTAGGGATGCATTGTACAAGGTGAAGGCTGAGGTTGGGATATTGCAGTAA
- the LOC124895775 gene encoding uncharacterized protein LOC124895775, producing the protein MQGCHLFLRRPWQSDRLSKHDRRTNQYSFAFNGQKFTHHLLSSSQVNEGYQKLRELKEKGKKQGEKEDQIEECDEEEEKGRLKEKSPLVMLSRNKDLFKEHDEKTPMLLLAHDFYANHSTSSIPHSISPVLKDYGDVFPKEFPQGLPPLQAIEHQINFMSGSQLPNKPAYQSNPKDTKEL; encoded by the coding sequence ATGCAAGGTTGTCATCTCTTTCTTAGAAGACCATGGCAATCTGATCGTTTAAGCAAGCATGATAGGAGGACTAATCAGTACTCTTTTGCATTTAATGGTCAGAAATTCACTCACCATCTTCTTTCTTCATCTCAAGTGAATGAGGGTTACCAAAAattaagagaattgaaagagaagggTAAGAAACAAGGTGAGAAGGAGGACCAAATTGAGGAGTGTGATGAAGAAGAGGAGAAGGGAAGGTTAAAAGAGAAGAGTCCCTTGGTGATGTTGTCTAGGAACAAAGATCTTTTCAAAGAGCATGATGAGAAGACACCCATGCTCCTCCTAGCCCATGATTTTTATGCTAACCACTCTACTTCTTCTATCCCCCATTCTATTTCCCCTGTTTTGAAGGATTATGGAGATGTGTTCCCAAAGGAGTTTCCCCAAGGATTACCCCCACTTCAGGCAATTGagcatcaaattaattttatgtcGGGTTCTCAATTACCCAACAAACCGGCCTACCAAAGTAATCCAAAGGACACAAAAGAGCTCTAA